One Thiocapsa bogorovii DNA segment encodes these proteins:
- the pilB gene encoding type IV-A pilus assembly ATPase PilB produces the protein MATDQTAKNKLSGLALRLVRDNLITEREAIAAYDDATRRRQAFVSYLVEQKLLGSRQIAVAASHEFGVPLLDLHALDLLNLPVNLVDERLVRKHRALPIFRRGNRLFLALSDPTNDQALEEIRFNTGLATDAVLVEEDKLKAAIETAIEAQDTTMTELMDADLEKLEITPDDEDLREDADINIDDAPIVRYVNKVLVDAIAAGASDIHFEPYEKFFRVRFRQDGMLREVASPPMNIAGRLVARLKVMSRMNIAERRVPQDGRIKLKVSRTRDIDFRVNTLPTLYGEKVVLRILDSASAQVGIEALGFELDQRTAFLEAIHKPYGMILVTGPTGSGKTVSLYTALNLLNQPDINISTVEDPVEIQVPGINQVSMNPKTGLTFAAALRAFLRQDPDIVMVGEIRDLETAEIAVKAAQTGHLVLSTLHTNDAPQSLTRLANMGVAPFNIASSVLLIMAQRLARRLCPHCKAPEDLPREVLRQEGFSEADIEEGIVVFGPVGCERCTKGYRGRVGIFQVMPVTESIRRLILEGGNSMQLAEQAHREGVADLRESGLRKVKEGMTSLEELNRVTKE, from the coding sequence ATGGCGACGGATCAAACAGCCAAGAACAAGCTCTCGGGCCTCGCACTGCGCCTGGTGCGAGACAACCTCATCACCGAGCGTGAAGCGATCGCCGCCTACGACGACGCGACCCGTCGTCGTCAAGCGTTCGTGTCATATCTCGTCGAGCAGAAGCTGCTCGGCAGCCGGCAAATCGCGGTCGCGGCCTCACACGAGTTCGGGGTGCCGCTGCTCGACCTCCATGCACTGGATTTGCTCAACCTTCCGGTGAACCTGGTCGACGAGCGTCTGGTGCGCAAACACCGGGCGCTTCCGATCTTCCGCCGCGGCAACCGCCTTTTCCTGGCCCTTTCGGACCCCACCAACGACCAGGCGCTCGAAGAGATCCGCTTCAACACGGGTCTGGCGACCGACGCGGTGCTGGTCGAAGAGGACAAGCTCAAGGCCGCGATCGAGACGGCGATCGAGGCCCAGGACACGACCATGACCGAGCTCATGGACGCGGACCTGGAGAAACTCGAGATCACCCCGGACGACGAGGATCTTCGCGAAGACGCCGACATCAACATCGACGACGCACCGATCGTTAGGTATGTCAACAAGGTGCTGGTCGACGCCATCGCGGCGGGCGCTTCGGACATCCACTTCGAGCCCTACGAGAAGTTCTTTCGCGTGCGCTTCAGACAAGACGGCATGTTGCGCGAGGTGGCGAGTCCACCCATGAATATCGCCGGGCGCCTGGTCGCACGACTTAAGGTCATGTCGCGGATGAATATCGCAGAGCGTCGTGTGCCTCAGGACGGACGCATCAAGCTCAAGGTCAGCCGCACACGCGACATCGACTTCCGCGTCAATACCTTGCCCACCCTGTACGGCGAGAAGGTGGTCCTGCGGATCCTCGATTCCGCGTCTGCTCAGGTCGGCATCGAGGCCCTGGGTTTCGAGCTCGACCAGCGTACGGCATTCTTGGAGGCTATCCATAAGCCGTACGGCATGATCCTGGTTACCGGCCCGACCGGATCCGGGAAGACGGTGTCGCTCTATACCGCGCTCAATCTCCTGAATCAGCCGGACATCAATATCTCGACAGTCGAGGATCCGGTCGAGATCCAGGTTCCGGGGATCAATCAGGTCAGCATGAACCCAAAGACGGGGCTGACCTTCGCCGCCGCGCTTCGTGCATTCCTGCGTCAGGACCCGGACATCGTCATGGTCGGCGAGATTCGCGATCTGGAGACCGCCGAGATCGCGGTCAAGGCCGCGCAAACCGGACATCTCGTGCTTTCGACGCTCCATACCAACGACGCCCCGCAGTCGCTGACACGTCTCGCCAATATGGGCGTGGCGCCCTTCAACATCGCCTCCTCTGTCCTGCTCATCATGGCGCAACGTCTCGCGCGGCGCCTCTGCCCGCACTGCAAGGCGCCCGAAGACCTTCCCCGCGAGGTCCTGCGCCAGGAAGGGTTCAGCGAAGCGGATATCGAGGAGGGGATCGTCGTCTTCGGACCCGTCGGATGCGAACGCTGCACCAAGGGCTACCGCGGGCGTGTCGGTATCTTTCAAGTGATGCCCGTCACGGAGTCGATCCGGCGACTGATTCTCGAGGGCGGCAATTCCATGCAGCTCGCCGAGCAGGCTCATCGCGAAGGTGTCGCGGACCTGCGAGAATCGGGGCTTCGTAAGGTCAAAGAAGGGATGACGAGCCTCGAAGAGCTCAACCGAGTCACCAAGGAGTGA
- a CDS encoding LabA-like NYN domain-containing protein encodes MSSSFRVGVFVDAENVRYNGGFQMRYDVLRRFAAREGGILQRLNTYMAFDAERAREDLEYRKKAQTYQQMVRDFGWKITVKLVRRYTDESGNVTTKANADLDMAVDAMLQANKLDQVLLVTGDGDFLQVVEALQNTGCRVELMGFKNVSRQLQQQVDAYYSGFLIPDLLPISYEPRNEWGKPGSCVRGVCTKWFADKGYGFLRIMDRISPSLWVTDPREADSPYISVFCHANELADDVTEDMLMSRETVLEFYLNESEQKDNGLVASNVRLAFSVNR; translated from the coding sequence ATGAGCTCCAGCTTCCGAGTCGGCGTCTTCGTCGATGCCGAGAATGTCCGCTACAACGGCGGTTTTCAGATGCGCTACGACGTGCTGCGACGCTTCGCCGCGCGTGAAGGCGGCATCCTGCAACGCTTGAACACCTACATGGCCTTTGATGCCGAGCGGGCTCGCGAGGACCTGGAATACAGAAAAAAGGCACAGACCTATCAACAGATGGTGCGGGACTTCGGTTGGAAGATCACCGTGAAGTTGGTCCGGCGCTATACTGACGAAAGTGGCAATGTCACCACCAAGGCGAACGCCGATCTCGATATGGCGGTCGATGCCATGCTGCAGGCCAACAAACTCGATCAAGTCCTGCTGGTGACGGGCGACGGCGACTTTCTACAAGTCGTCGAAGCACTGCAGAACACCGGCTGCCGGGTCGAATTGATGGGGTTCAAAAACGTCTCGCGCCAACTTCAGCAGCAGGTTGACGCCTACTACTCCGGATTCCTGATCCCAGACCTGTTGCCGATCTCCTACGAACCGCGCAACGAGTGGGGCAAGCCCGGATCCTGCGTACGCGGGGTCTGTACCAAATGGTTCGCGGACAAAGGCTACGGTTTCCTGAGGATCATGGACCGCATCTCGCCGTCGCTCTGGGTCACGGATCCGCGGGAGGCGGATTCTCCCTACATCAGTGTCTTTTGTCATGCCAACGAGTTGGCAGACGATGTCACAGAGGACATGCTGATGAGCCGCGAGACGGTGCTTGAGTTTTACCTCAATGAGAGCGAGCAGAAGGACAACGGCCTGGTTGCAAGCAATGTCCGACTCGCCTTTTCCGTCAACCGCTGA
- the acs gene encoding acetate--CoA ligase, translating to MSEEKVYQVPAAIAAKAHVNAEQYAAMYKRSVEDPQGFWAEQAEAFLTWSKKWDSVMDYSYQAEDLHIKWFQGGKLNVSYNCLDRHLETRGDQVAIIWEADNPAEDRKLTYRELHAEVCKLSNVLKSRGVRKGDRVCIYLPMIPEAAVAMLACTRIGATHSIVFGGFSPDSLRDRVLDSECRLVITSDESVRGGRHIPLKKNADTALQECPNVDTVVVVRRTGGAVEWTEGRDIWYDEALASASADCPPEEMDAEDPLFILYTSGSTGKPKGVLHTTGGYLVFAAMTHKYTFDYQDGEVYWCTADVGWVTGHTYIVYGPLANGATSLMFEGIPNYPDMSRFWDVIDKHQVNIFYTAPTAIRSLMRAGEEPVKKTSRKSLRILGSVGEPINPEAWEWYHRVVGDERCPIVDTWWQTETGGHLITPLPGATALKPGSATLPFFGVVPALVDPAEGTLIEGPGEGALVISQPWPAQMRSVYGDHARFIDTYFKQYPGYYFTGDGARRDADGYYWITGRIDDVLNVSGHRLGTAEIESALVLHPHVAEAAVVGYPHDLKGQGIYAYVTPMAGVEPTDDLKKELVAMVRGEIGPIAIVDIIQWAPSLPKTRSGKIMRRILRKIAANEIDSLGDTSTLADPTVVNDLIENRANQ from the coding sequence ATGTCGGAAGAGAAGGTCTACCAGGTTCCCGCGGCCATCGCCGCGAAGGCCCACGTCAACGCCGAGCAGTATGCCGCCATGTACAAGCGGTCGGTCGAGGATCCGCAGGGCTTTTGGGCTGAGCAGGCCGAGGCGTTCCTGACCTGGTCCAAGAAATGGGACTCTGTGATGGACTACAGCTACCAGGCCGAAGATCTGCACATCAAGTGGTTTCAAGGCGGAAAACTGAACGTCTCCTACAACTGCTTGGACCGCCATCTCGAGACGCGCGGCGATCAGGTCGCTATTATTTGGGAGGCCGACAACCCGGCCGAAGATCGCAAGCTCACCTACCGCGAGTTGCATGCGGAGGTCTGCAAACTCTCGAACGTGCTCAAGTCGCGCGGCGTGCGCAAAGGTGACCGGGTCTGTATCTACCTGCCGATGATCCCGGAGGCCGCAGTCGCCATGCTCGCCTGCACCCGCATCGGCGCAACCCACTCCATCGTCTTCGGCGGCTTCTCGCCGGACTCGCTACGCGATCGCGTGCTCGACTCCGAGTGCCGCCTAGTCATTACGTCCGACGAAAGCGTGCGCGGCGGGCGTCACATCCCGTTGAAGAAGAACGCCGACACCGCGCTGCAGGAGTGCCCCAACGTCGATACCGTCGTGGTCGTGCGCCGTACCGGCGGCGCCGTGGAGTGGACCGAAGGTCGCGACATCTGGTACGACGAAGCCCTTGCAAGCGCATCTGCGGATTGCCCGCCGGAGGAGATGGACGCCGAGGATCCGCTGTTCATCCTCTATACCTCCGGCTCCACCGGCAAACCGAAGGGTGTCCTGCATACCACGGGCGGCTATCTGGTCTTCGCCGCCATGACCCACAAGTACACCTTCGACTACCAGGACGGCGAGGTGTATTGGTGCACCGCCGACGTCGGCTGGGTCACCGGTCACACCTATATCGTCTATGGCCCGCTGGCCAACGGCGCAACCTCGCTGATGTTCGAGGGGATCCCGAACTATCCGGACATGTCCCGCTTCTGGGACGTGATCGACAAGCACCAGGTCAATATCTTCTACACCGCTCCGACCGCCATCCGGTCCTTGATGCGCGCGGGCGAAGAGCCCGTGAAGAAGACCTCGCGTAAGTCGCTTCGCATCCTCGGCTCGGTCGGCGAGCCGATCAATCCCGAGGCTTGGGAGTGGTACCACCGCGTGGTCGGCGACGAGCGTTGCCCGATCGTCGATACCTGGTGGCAGACCGAGACCGGCGGCCACCTGATCACCCCGCTGCCCGGCGCAACCGCGCTCAAGCCGGGTTCGGCCACCCTGCCCTTCTTCGGGGTCGTGCCTGCGTTGGTGGATCCGGCCGAAGGGACACTGATCGAGGGTCCGGGCGAGGGTGCATTGGTCATCAGTCAGCCATGGCCGGCGCAGATGCGCAGCGTCTACGGCGATCACGCGCGTTTCATCGACACCTACTTCAAGCAATATCCGGGCTATTACTTCACGGGTGACGGCGCACGTCGGGACGCCGACGGCTACTACTGGATCACCGGACGCATCGACGACGTGTTGAACGTCTCCGGCCATCGCTTGGGCACCGCCGAGATCGAGTCGGCGCTCGTCCTGCACCCGCATGTCGCGGAAGCGGCTGTGGTCGGTTACCCGCATGACCTCAAGGGTCAGGGCATCTATGCCTACGTAACGCCGATGGCCGGCGTCGAGCCGACCGACGACCTGAAGAAGGAGCTGGTCGCCATGGTGCGCGGTGAGATCGGTCCGATTGCCATCGTCGACATCATCCAGTGGGCGCCCAGCCTGCCCAAGACCCGTTCGGGCAAGATCATGCGTCGGATCCTACGCAAGATCGCCGCCAATGAAATCGATTCGCTGGGCGACACCTCCACGCTTGCCGATCCCACCGTGGTGAACGATCTGATCGAGAATCGGGCCAATCAGTAG
- a CDS encoding exonuclease domain-containing protein, with translation MSRLLDWRRRWQLRRTPPGPLRSYLEHPFPPARTDYREVEYLAIDLETTGLNIADDLILSVGYVGVRGTSIDLSSARHRVVRIDRSIPEATAIIHQITDDESAEGSELSDVLEELLETLAGKVMIAHHARIERGFLTNACKRLWKQGLLMPVVDTQTLAYRTFERRQTPFKASDLRLHALGDRYNLPHYSAHNALSDALASAELFLAQAAYRDNGNGLPLRDFLC, from the coding sequence ATGTCGCGACTGCTTGATTGGCGCCGCCGATGGCAACTGCGCCGGACCCCACCGGGGCCCTTGCGCTCCTACCTGGAACATCCGTTTCCGCCGGCGAGAACGGACTATCGTGAGGTGGAGTATCTCGCCATCGATCTCGAAACCACTGGACTGAATATCGCCGATGATCTGATCCTGAGCGTTGGCTATGTCGGGGTCAGAGGCACATCCATCGACCTATCGAGCGCCCGTCATCGGGTGGTGCGGATCGATCGATCCATCCCGGAGGCAACGGCGATCATCCATCAGATCACGGACGACGAGTCCGCGGAAGGCAGCGAGCTTTCCGACGTCCTCGAGGAGCTTCTCGAGACACTGGCGGGTAAGGTCATGATTGCCCATCACGCACGCATCGAGCGCGGCTTCCTCACCAACGCCTGCAAACGACTTTGGAAGCAGGGACTTCTGATGCCGGTCGTCGACACCCAGACATTGGCTTACCGAACCTTCGAGCGCCGCCAAACGCCGTTTAAGGCCTCCGATCTACGTCTGCACGCGCTCGGGGATCGCTACAATCTGCCCCATTACAGCGCACACAACGCACTGAGCGACGCCTTGGCCTCGGCCGAGCTGTTCCTCGCCCAGGCCGCCTATCGAGACAACGGCAACGGACTGCCGCTGCGCGACTTCCTGTGCTGA